From a region of the Tenggerimyces flavus genome:
- a CDS encoding FAD-dependent monooxygenase, with the protein MTRSEVVVLGATPAGMVAALDLGRRDITVRVVRWGRDPGGEVTLLPRTQDVLDDLGVRERLLPHTTGQDKRPKRRKKWDGRPFPDPMTVTVHGLTNVLHGKLTEQGIRILTSSGDASEYVVEAHQGARGEAGHDTFQDGNRLFVDHDDHNLAIQDAYNLGWKLAAVLYGAEQELLETYAAERALARNQRDGAQNCHYRELRMSLQLGGRKTRIQSGDRVPDLRLWGPEYGDVRLYELLRGPRWTVLGIGSVTAEAVLSIRNRFGSSVRAEVIGGGVGPNTVRGVTLQDRHGDSLRLLTRNAGMLLAIRPDGYLGLRSNPDPDIVGAYFEGTLGIWDEAAL; encoded by the coding sequence GCGAGGTGGTGGTGCTGGGGGCGACGCCGGCGGGGATGGTGGCGGCGCTGGATTTGGGGCGGCGGGACATCACCGTGCGCGTGGTGCGGTGGGGCCGCGACCCCGGTGGCGAGGTCACGTTGCTGCCGCGTACGCAGGACGTGCTCGACGACCTCGGCGTACGGGAACGCCTGCTCCCCCACACCACCGGGCAGGACAAGCGGCCGAAGCGCAGGAAGAAGTGGGACGGACGCCCGTTCCCCGACCCGATGACCGTCACCGTCCACGGCCTGACGAACGTGCTCCACGGCAAGCTCACCGAACAGGGCATCCGCATCTTGACCAGCAGCGGCGACGCGAGCGAGTACGTCGTCGAAGCTCACCAGGGCGCCCGCGGTGAGGCCGGCCACGACACGTTCCAGGACGGCAACCGCCTCTTCGTCGACCACGACGACCACAACCTCGCCATCCAAGACGCCTACAACCTCGGCTGGAAGCTCGCCGCCGTCCTCTACGGTGCCGAGCAGGAGCTCCTCGAGACGTATGCGGCCGAACGCGCGCTCGCCCGCAACCAGCGCGACGGCGCCCAGAACTGCCACTACCGCGAGCTGCGGATGAGCCTCCAGCTCGGCGGCCGGAAGACGCGCATCCAGTCCGGCGACCGCGTCCCCGACCTCCGTCTCTGGGGCCCGGAGTACGGCGACGTACGCCTGTACGAGCTCCTCCGCGGCCCCCGCTGGACCGTCCTCGGCATCGGCAGCGTCACCGCCGAAGCCGTCCTGTCGATCCGCAACCGCTTCGGCAGCTCCGTCCGCGCCGAGGTCATCGGCGGTGGCGTCGGCCCCAACACCGTTCGCGGCGTCACGCTGCAGGACCGCCACGGCGACTCGCTCCGCCTGCTGACCAGGAACGCCGGCATGCTGCTCGCGATCCGCCCCGACGGCTACCTCGGCCTGCGCAGCAACCCCGACCCCGACATCGTCGGCGCGTACTTCGAGGGCACCCTCGGCATCTGGGACGAGGCCGCTCTCTAA